From the Buteo buteo chromosome 1, bButBut1.hap1.1, whole genome shotgun sequence genome, one window contains:
- the MAD2L1 gene encoding mitotic spindle assembly checkpoint protein MAD2A, translating into MAKQLGRDQQGITLRGSAEIVAEFFSYGINSILYQRGIYPPETFTRVQKYGLTLLVTTDPELKNYLNNVVEQMKEWLYKCIVQRLVVVISSIENNEVLERWQFDIECDKTAKDESAPREKSQKAIQDEIRSVIRQITATVTFLPLLETACAFDLLIYTDKDLAVPEKWEESGPQFIANSEEVRLRSFTTTIHKVNSMVAYKKDSFP; encoded by the exons ATGGCCAAGCAACTCGGCCGGGACCAGCAGGGCATCACCCTGCGGGGCAGCGCCGAGATCGTCGCCGAGTTTTTCT CTTATGGAATCAACAGCATCCTCTACCAGCGGGGCATCTACCCTCCCGAGACTTTCACCCGCGTCCAGAAGTACGGGCTCACCCTCCTCGTCACCACCGACCCCGAGCTGAAGAATTACCTCAACAATGTGGTGGAGCAGATGAAAG AGTGGCTGTACAAGTGCATTGTGCAGCGCCTGGTGGTGGTCATCTCCAGTATCGAAAACAACGAGGTTCTGGAGCGGTGGCAGTTTGACATAGAGTGTGACAAAACTGCAAAGGATGAGAG TGCACCACGAGAGAAATCTCAGAAGGCTATTCAGGATGAAATTAGATCTGTTATCAGACAAATAACTGCCACGGTAACTTTTCTGCCACTGTTGGAAACTGCCT GTGCCTTTGACTTGCTGATATACACAGATAAAGATTTGGCAGTGCCAGAAAAGTGGGAAGAGTCAGGACCACAATTCATAGCCAATTCGGAAGAGGTTCGTCTTCGTTCCTTCACTACTACAATCCACAAAGTAAATAGTATGGTGGCTTACAAAAAGGATTCCTTCCCCTAA